One window of Triticum dicoccoides isolate Atlit2015 ecotype Zavitan chromosome 5A, WEW_v2.0, whole genome shotgun sequence genomic DNA carries:
- the LOC119300488 gene encoding GPI ethanolamine phosphate transferase 3-like codes for MAAPASRRRGSSWGRSWPLLFVAILALHSLAIYLFTRGFLLTRTELDLHSHRDDRTGVSPGCSSWPQPAVDRLVIVVLDALRFDFVAPSTFFEEKQPWMDKLQVLQKLAADEKNSARIFKALADPPTTSLQRLKALTTGGLPTFIDVGNSFGAPAIVEDNIMHQLVKNGKRVVMMGDDTWTQLYPEHFNKSFPYPSFNVKDLDTVDNGVIEHLLPSLHENDWDVLIAHFLGVDHAGHIFGVDSAPMIQKLEQYNQILEDVINTLKSLSTPGGPHENTLLLVMGDHGQTLNGDHGGGTAEEVETSLFAWSPKTPPDAVLSVLGENSCNFDLHGKEVCVSTMQQLDFAVTVSALLGIPFPFGSIGRVNPELYALSAGTWDNQRTGINACTPQDDQEAWKMRYAEALCVNSWQVKRYIDQYSGSSIIGFSAEYLHHVEELYSKAQANWSEVLKSTCPSETAKGEEFKESASSSLQLQIDAYSSFLERFAKLARSAWTEFDLWLMGTGLLLMILSVITQAYILVRLNALCQPSAQECASSRIIPKLSFAFTLVTIRAASLLSNSYILAEGRVTNFLLATSCIAGVWSSATKGNFTIEEFIFLLLNIFARFGIELGMSKQIAGPTATKDHPVSIICDIFGSSFCNVSMDIFPIISLAMVTCIVLKLITCAVHQRFLKYFIMSGTILSYAFIANYWASESTLLSHTKAVQEIGRSLAPRFVYAIGGLSLVISVLWRLFAPVGSLKFNKRITSLSAAMLCSWSPTILMLLGRQGAFVALICITGAWCIIMLQQKYQKDSKLDTTGSCVANPVSVTQWSLLAVCLFYLTGHWCTFDGLRYGAAFIGFDNFHIIRQGFLLSIDTFGVSHILPVLSLPFIAVHCYNTASKKSKVKDVTINILIQVHLMYGLITAITTTVTIVCVTIQRRHLMVWGLFAPKYVFDAIGLLLTDLLICLASLYYS; via the exons ATGGCGGCGCCGGCGAGCCGCCGCCGCGGGTCCTCCTGGGGCCGCTCGTGGCCGCTGCTCTTCGTCGCCATCCTCGCCCTCCACTCGCTGGCCATCTACCTCTTCACGCGCGGCTTCCTCCTCACCCGCACCGAGCTCGACCTCCACAGCCACCGGGACGACCGCACCGGCGTCTCCCCCGGGTGCTCTTCGTGGCCCCAGCCAGCCGTAGACCGCCTCGTCATCGTCGTCCTCGACGCCCTCAG GTTCGATTTCGTGGCACCGAGTACATTCTTTGAAG AGAAGCAGCCATGGATGGACAAGTTGCAGGTCCTGCAGAAGCTGGCTGCTGATGAGAAGAACTCTGCTAGGATCTTCAAAGCTCTGGCTGACCCACCGACCACCAGCCTTCAACGTCTTAAG GCTCTCACGACGGGTGGTCTCCCTACCTTTATTGATGTCGGCAATAGCTTTGGAGCTCCAGCAATAGTGGAAGACAATATAATGCATCAG CTTGTCAAAAATGGAAAGAGGGTGGTCATGATGGGAGATGATACATGGACACAGTTATACCCAGAGCACTTCAACAAGTCATTTCCATACCCTTCTTTTAATGTTAAAGATCTCGACACG GTAGACAATGGTGTTATTGAACACTTGCTTCCTTCACTGCATGAAAATGATTGGGACGTTCTTATTGCACATTTCCTTGGTGTG GACCATGCAGGGCATATATTTGGTGTCGACTCTGCCCCGATGATCCAGAAGTTGGAGCAATACAATCAAATCCTAGAG GATGTGATTAACACATTGAAAAGCCTATCAACACCTGGTGGTCCCCATGAAAATACTTTACTCCTTGTAATGGGAGATCATGGCCAAACCCTAAATGGTGACCATGGAGGAGGAACTGCTGAAGAG GTTGAAACATCTCTGTTTGCATGGAGTCCAAAGACACCACCCGATGCTGTCTTATCTGTTCTTGGTGAAAATTCATGCAATTTTGATCTG CATGGGAAAGAAGTGTGCGTCAGCACTATGCAGCAG CTTGATTTTGCAGTAACTGTATCAGCACTACTCGGTATACCTTTTCCTTTTGGAAG CATTGGACGTGTAAACCCAGAATTGTATGCTTTGAGCGCTGGGACATGGGATAATCAAAGGACGGGTATCAATGCATGCACGCCACAGGATGACCAAGAAGCGTGGAAAATGAGATATGCAGAAGCCCTTTGTGTAAATAGTTGGCAG GTAAAGAGATACATTGATCAATATTCTGGTAGTTCTATCATTGGATTTTCAGCTGAATACCTGCACCATGTTGAGGAGCTGTATTCAAAAGCTCAGGCGAACTGGTCAGAGGTTTTGAAGTCTACATGCCCATCGGAAACAGCTAAGGGAGAAGAATTTAAGGAGAGCGCAAGTTCTTCTCTGCAGTTGCAAATTGATGCATACTCTAGCTTCTTGGAAAGATTTGCAAAGCTTGCTCGCTCTGCTTGGACGGAGTTTGATTTATGGTTGATGGGCACTGGTCTTTTACTTATGATACTGTCAGTTATCACTCAGGCATACATACTTGTGAGGCTGAATGCTTTATGTCAACCATCAGCTCAGGAATGTGCTAGTTCAAGGATCATCCCCAAATTATCCTTTGCTTTTACATTGGTCACGATTCGAGCAGCGAGTTTACTATCCAACAGTTATATAT TGGCAGAAGGTAGAGTTACAAACTTTCTTTTGGCCACGAGTTGCATTGCCGGTGTGTGGAGCTCGGCCACAAAAGGGAACTTCACCATAGAA GAGTTTATTTTCCTTCTTCTAAATATTTTTGCACGATTTGGAATTGAGCTTGGGATGTCAAAACAAATTGCTGGGCCAACTGCTACAAAAGACCACCCAGTGAGCATCATTTGTGACATTTTCGGTTCCAGTTTTTGCAATGTCTCCATGGATATATTCCCCATCATATCTCTTGCCATGGTGACCTGTATTGTATTAAAGCTCATCACCTGTGCGGTCCATCAGAGGTTCTTGAAGTACTTTATTATGTCTGGAACCATCTTGAGCTATGCATTTATAGCAAATTATTGGGCTTCTGAAAGTACTTTACTGTCTCATACTAAAGCTGTTCAAGAAATTGGAAGAAGTTTGGCTCCTCGCTTTGTTTATGCCATTGGAGGTTTGTCATTGGTAATATCTGTACTTTGGCGATTGTTTGCCCCAGTTGGTTCTTTGAAGTTCAACAAAAGGATAACTAGTTTATCAGCTGCCATGCTGTGTTCATGGAGCCCAACTATCTTGATGTTGTTGGGAAGGCAGGGTGCTTTTGTAGCGTTAATTTGCATCACTGGAG CTTGGTGCATAATAATGTTACAGCAGAAATACCAGAAAGACTCGAAACTTGACACAACAGGGAGTTGTGTTGCTAACCCTGTATCAGTAACACAATGGAGCCTTCTTGCAGTTTGTCTATTCTATCTGACTGGTCACTG GTGTACCTTTGATGGCCTCCGCTATGGTGCTGCATTTATTGG GTTTGACAATTTCCATATCATTCGTCAAGGGTTTCTTCTTTCCATTGATACCTTTGGTGTTTCTCACATCCTACCAGTTCTTAGTCTTCCATTTATTGCTGTCCACTGTTATAATACTGCATCGAAGAAAAGCAAGGTGAAGGATGTCACCATCAATATTCTAATACAG GTCCATTTGATGTATGGTTTAATTACAGCTATCACTACGACAGTTACAATCGTATGTGTCACGATCCAAAGGCGTCACTTGATG GTGTGGGGTTTGTTTGCACCGAAATATGTATTTGACGCGATTGGGCTTCTCCTAACAGACTTGCTAATTTGTCTTGCTTCTTTGTACTACAGCTGA
- the LOC119300489 gene encoding respiratory burst oxidase homolog protein B-like, whose translation MERNGNANAGPPLEENKGADGKSGSRRSTRFKEENEYVEVTLDVGADDAVAVQGVRAAGETPEAALLPRSGGLSSRLKAELRRIASAKRGGGDNAPASQPRLDRSMTGAARALRGLHFLNQSVVTRGSWPEVDKRFDRLAVDGLLLRSRFGQCIGMVGSEEFAAQMYDALARRRGIVAQVLTKDELREFWEQLSDPGFDAKLQTFFDMVDKNADGRITEEELKEVLTLTASANKLTKILERVDEYTALIMEELDPDQLGYIELATLESLLLLPPSQAPTSLVAHSSNISQLISQRLVPARDANPLRRGLTAARYFLEDNWKRVWVMSLWLSINAGLFAWKFYAYRRHPTFDVMGYCVCVAKGGAETTKFNMALILLPVCRNTLTWLRSRTSLGAAVPFNDNINFHKVVAGGVAVGVALHGVTHLTCDFPRLLHASDEAYEPMKRYFGQTRVPDYWWFVRGVEGVTGVLMVVLMAVAYTLAHPRFRRSKLGAGNPLKRLSGFNMFWYSHHLFVVVYVALVVHGVCLYINRTWYKQTTWMYLAVPVLLYAGERLLRALRSHGLTTVRIEKVAVYPGNVIAIHMSKPHGFRYRSGQYIYVNCGEVSPFEWHPFTITSAPGDDYLSMHIRCRGDWTSRFRAIFSQICRPPSAGQSGLLRADFTSMVEHNANAKFPRLLIDGPYGAPAQDYRKYDVLLLIGLGIGATPLISIVKDVLNNVHRQGQEQEGDEGFMTKRVYFYWCTREEGSFEWFRGVMNEVAERDAAGEESVVELHNHCTSVYEEGDARSAMVVMLQALHHAKSGVDVVSGTRVRTHFARPCWRDVFKRVACDHQGQRVGVFYCGDQKLTPELRRLSQDFSHRTTTKFVFHKENF comes from the exons ATGGAGAGGAACGGCAATGCCAATGCCGGGCCACCGCTGGAAGAGAACAAGGGCGCGGACGGCAAGAGCGGGAGCCGGCGGAGCACGCGGTTCAAGGAGGAGAACGAGTACGTGGAGGTCACGCTCGACGTCGGGGCCGACGACGCCGTGGCCGTCCAGGGCGTCAGGGCCGCCGGCGAGACCCCCGAGGCGGCGCTGCTGCCCCGGAGCGGCGGCCTGTCCTcgaggctcaaggccgagctgAGGCGCATCGCGTCGGCCAAGCGTGGGGGCGGCGACAACGCGCCGGCGAGCCAGCCCCGGCTGGACCGGAGCATGACCGGCGCCGCGCGCGCGCTCAGGGGCCTCCACTTCCTCAACCAGAGCGTGGTCACGCGGGGCAGCTGGCCCGAGGTGGACAAGCGGTTCGACCGCCTCGCCGTCGACGGCCTGCTCCTCCGCTCACGCTTCGGCCAGTGCATTG GGATGGTTGGATCGGAGGAATTCGCGGCGCAGATGTACGACGCGCTTGCACGGCGAAGGGGGATCGTTGCTCAGGTGCTGACCAAGGATGAGCTGAGGGAGTTCTGGGAGCAGCTATCCGACCCAGGCTTTGATGCCAAGCTGCAGACTTTCTTTGACAT GGTTGACAAGAACGCAGACGGTCGGATCACCGAAGAGGAGCTCAAAGAG GTCCTCACTCTGACGGCCTCTGCAAACAAGCTCACCAAGATCCTGGAGCGCGTCGACGAGTACACGGCGTTGATCATGGAGGAGCTCGACCCCGACCAGCTCGGCTACATCGAG CTTGCGACACTGGAGTCCCTGCTGCTGCTGCCCCCTTCCCAGGCGCCGACGAGCCTGGTGGCGCACAGCTCCAACATCAGCCAGCTGATCAGCCAGAGGCTGGTGCCGGCGCGGGACGCGAACCCGCTCCGGCGGGGCCTCACGGCGGCGCGCTACTTCCTGGAGGACAACTGGAAGCGCGTGTGGGTGATGTCGCTGTGGCTGTccatcaacgccggcctcttcgcctggaAGTTCTACGCGTACCGCCGCCACCCGACGTTCGACGTGATGGGCTACTGCGTGTGCGTGGCCAAGGGCGGCGCCGAGACCACCAAGTTCAACATGGCCCTCATCCTCCTCCCCGTCTGCCGCAACACCCTCACCTGGCTCCGCTCCCGGACCAGCCTCGGCGCCGCCGTGCCCTTCAACGACAACATCAACTTCCACAAGGTGGTGGCCGGGGGCGTGGCCGTCGGCGTGGCGCTGCACGGGGTGACCCACCTGACTTGCGACTTCCCGCGCCTGCTCCACGCCAGCGACGAGGCCTACGAGCCGATGAAGCGCTACTTTGGGCAGACGAGGGTCCCGGACTACTGGTGGTTCGTGAGGGGCGTGGAGGGCGTCACCGGCGTCCTCATGGTGGTGCTCATGGCCGTCGCCTacacgctggcgcacccgcggttcCGCCGGAGCAAGCTCGGCGCCGGGAACCCGCTCAAGAGGCTCAGCGGCTTCAACATGTTCTGGTACTCCCACCACCTCTTCGTCGTCGTCTACGTCGCCTTGGTCGTCCACGGCGTCTGCCTCTACATCAACCGGACATGGTACAAGCAGACG ACATGGATGTACCTTGCCGTCCCCGTGCTGCTGtacgccggcgagcggcttcttcgggCGCTGAGGTCGCACGGACTCACCACGGTGAGGATCGAGAAGGTGGCGGTGTATCCTGGGAATGTGATAGCCATCCACATGAGTAAGCCCCACGGCTTCAGGTACAGGAGCGGCCAGTACATCTACGTCAActgcggcgaggtctcgccgttcgAGTG GCACCCATTCACCATCACCTCGGCTCCCGGCGACGACTACCTCAGCATGCACATCCGGTGCCGGGGCGACTGGACGAGCAgattcagagccatcttctcccAG ATATGCAGGCCACCGTCGGCAGGGCAGAGCGGTCTCCTGAGAGCCGACTTCACGTCCATGGTGGAGCACAACGCCAACGCCAA GTTCCCGCGGCTGCTGATCGACGGGCCCTACGGCGCGCCGGCGCAGGACTACCGCAAGTACGACGTGCTCCTCCTCATCGGCCTCGGCATCGGCGCCACGCCGCTCATCAGCATCGTCAAGGACGTGCTCAACAACGTCCACCGGCAGGGTCAGGAGCAGGAGGGCGACGAGGGGTTCATGACGAAGCGGGTCTACTTCTACTGGTGCACGCGGGAGGAGGGCTCCTTCGAGTGGTTCCGCGGCGTGATGAACGAGGTGGCGGAGCGCGACGCCGCCGGCGAGGAGTCCGTGGTGGAGCTGCACAACCACTGCACCAGCGTGTACGAGGAAGGCGACGCGCGGTCGGCCATGGTGGTGATGCTGCAGGCGCTCCACCACGCCAAGAGCGGCGTGGACGTGGTGTCCGGGACCCGCGTGCGCACGCACTTCGCCAGGCCCTGCTGGCGCGACGTCTTCAAGCGCGTCGCCTGCGACCACCAGGGGCAGCGCGTCGGGGTCTTCTACTGCGGCGACCAGAAGCTCACGCCGGAGCTCAGGCGGCTGTCCCAGGACTTCTCGCACCGGACCACCACCAAGTTCGTCTTCCACAAGGAGAACTTCTGA